The DNA sequence TGCCAAAATTATGTGCATATTCGCAAGAGAAGAACCGTCCAAAATCAAACTATTAGCTATTGGGACAACGAAAAGCCAAATAAAGAAACATTGCTGCTTTTGCATGGACTGGCAGCAGATAGCTCTTTTTGGCGATACAACATTCCTTTTTGGGATAGTCAGGGATTTAGGGTTGTTGCCGTAGACTTACATGGCGTAGATGAGAAAACAGCACCTCAAAAAAATAGCTTGTCTTATTTAGCAACAAAAATTTGTGCTTTTATGCAAAGTCTTAGTTTATCTAATTGTCATATCGTTGGGCATTCTATGGGAGCTCAAATCGCTATTTTGATAGCCTATCAATATCCTGATAAAGTAAAAAGTTTGCATTTGCTTGCCCCCGCAGGATTTGAATACTTTTCCCAAAAAGAGATTAACTACTTAGCCCCAAAGCTTACGCCTGAATTTGCACTTATCGCTTTTACTAACCGAATATTGAGCCTTACCTACCACTTTTATCAATGGAAATTTGAATGGGAATGGTTTCATGAATTGCATCAAGAATATTTTACACAAATTCCAACTTACGCAACCCAAATTGCTGACTTTATGCGAAATATGCTTTATGAACCTGTGTATGATATTTTGCCATTTATTTGTACTCCTACTCAAATATTCGCAGGTCAAAAAGATAACTTAATTCCAAATCCTTTTATTCACGACCAGTCTTTGACTGAAATTATGAAAACAGGAGCTGAAAAAATGCAAAAAGCTCAACTTACTCTCTTTCCCAAGATAGGGCATAGCATAATGATAGAAAACAGCGATTATATCAATAGGGCAATTGCTTATTTTGTCAAGTATTCGTGAGATTGCTTTTAGCTGTTTGAGTATGCGGTAAAAGTACTACTTGAACTATTTTAGTTTATTTATAGGTTTGACAATTACTTTATTTTCTTCAATAGACACAACTTGTATAGGCGTGTTCGGTTCTATGTACATTCCTGAGCTTTCAACGTGAATTTCTTTGCCATTGAATTCTGCTAAACCTGTGGGGCGCAGAGGAGATTTTGTTCTACCTTCACTTCCGACCTGTAAGTTTAGACTCAAAAGTTCTTGGTTAATAATTTTACCTTGCAACTGTTCCTTCTCAATAAATTTGTCTAACCACCCATATTTGTAGGCAGCACTAATACCGACAATAACAGTTACAATAGAACCTACTAACA is a window from the Bacteroidia bacterium genome containing:
- a CDS encoding alpha/beta hydrolase — translated: MHIRKRRTVQNQTISYWDNEKPNKETLLLLHGLAADSSFWRYNIPFWDSQGFRVVAVDLHGVDEKTAPQKNSLSYLATKICAFMQSLSLSNCHIVGHSMGAQIAILIAYQYPDKVKSLHLLAPAGFEYFSQKEINYLAPKLTPEFALIAFTNRILSLTYHFYQWKFEWEWFHELHQEYFTQIPTYATQIADFMRNMLYEPVYDILPFICTPTQIFAGQKDNLIPNPFIHDQSLTEIMKTGAEKMQKAQLTLFPKIGHSIMIENSDYINRAIAYFVKYS